A stretch of Pseudomonas sp. LS.1a DNA encodes these proteins:
- a CDS encoding phage baseplate assembly protein V: protein MSYAAAQTDRMLAGLVIPCYVVAVDLVAARVRVTDGGDWTSAWVRWHAIAAGKARHWRAPSLSEQGVLVSPSGEPAQGTFVPGLYGNAGPPPDNRDHVEVWRFDDGGSLVYDWAANSYTIKLPNGTVNIEVGSSKAVITGAAINAESAAIKAKAPVITLEGSVEIVGPLRVTGDIFGLGKIIDTAGNTANHKH from the coding sequence ATGAGTTATGCGGCCGCACAGACGGACCGCATGCTGGCTGGACTGGTGATCCCCTGTTACGTCGTGGCGGTCGATCTGGTCGCCGCCAGGGTGCGGGTCACTGACGGCGGCGACTGGACGAGCGCTTGGGTGCGCTGGCATGCCATCGCCGCTGGCAAGGCCCGCCACTGGCGTGCGCCGAGCCTGAGCGAGCAGGGCGTGCTGGTGAGTCCGAGTGGCGAGCCTGCGCAAGGGACGTTCGTTCCTGGGCTGTACGGCAACGCCGGCCCGCCGCCGGACAATCGCGATCATGTCGAGGTGTGGCGGTTCGACGATGGCGGCTCCCTGGTCTACGACTGGGCGGCCAATAGCTACACCATCAAGCTGCCCAACGGCACGGTCAACATCGAGGTCGGCAGTAGCAAGGCGGTTATCACCGGCGCCGCGATCAACGCCGAGTCGGCCGCGATCAAGGCCAAGGCGCCAGTCATCACCCTGGAAGGCAGCGTGGAGATTGTCGGGCCGTTACGCGTAACGGGCGACATCTTCGGCCTCGGCAAAATCATCGACACCGCCGGTAACACGGCGAACCACAAGCACTGA
- a CDS encoding head-tail joining protein → MAFRDLITDVDATVFEILGDTVLIEGREVLGMFSAPWLQPKVGQIRTALREPHLVIRVQDNIGIEVKHKVFFGVPQEDGGGNYLITSIEPGGDGLVTLILRKSL, encoded by the coding sequence ATGGCGTTCCGGGACCTGATAACCGACGTCGACGCCACGGTGTTCGAGATCCTGGGCGATACGGTGCTGATCGAGGGGCGTGAGGTGCTGGGGATGTTCTCAGCCCCTTGGCTGCAGCCCAAGGTCGGCCAGATAAGGACCGCGTTGCGTGAGCCCCATCTGGTCATCCGCGTACAGGACAACATCGGCATCGAAGTGAAGCACAAGGTGTTCTTCGGCGTGCCCCAAGAGGATGGCGGCGGCAACTACCTCATCACTAGCATCGAGCCGGGTGGCGACGGCCTGGTGACGCTCATTCTGAGGAAGTCGTTATGA
- a CDS encoding major capsid protein codes for MADIDIFEDNAFSVPALTVAINEQPFVPGRLAELGLFEEEGVTTVTVQVEKDGETLALVPAGERGTSGLVVNGSKRILLPFNTVHLPERFAIKADEIQGIRAFGEQTELQAVQDVVNKRLAKARRQLDATHEFHRMGALNGYVLDADGKTVLLDIYARFGLAPIEIPMELANPDTNVRVKCVDALDAQEEALGAATTSGARAFCGKNFWRALIGHKSVAKTYEGTQYAAALRADGRETFEFGGITWERYRGKVGGIAFVADDEARLVPEGVPGLCITRFAPADYMDTVNTEGLPYYSQVEMMPFKKGVAGEAQSNPLHLVTRPRAILRLKL; via the coding sequence ATGGCTGACATCGATATTTTTGAAGACAACGCTTTCTCGGTTCCTGCGCTTACTGTGGCGATCAACGAGCAGCCTTTCGTGCCTGGGCGCCTTGCCGAACTGGGGCTGTTCGAGGAGGAGGGCGTGACCACGGTGACCGTGCAGGTCGAGAAGGACGGAGAAACTCTTGCGCTGGTGCCGGCGGGCGAGCGGGGTACTTCGGGGCTGGTAGTCAACGGTAGCAAGCGGATCCTGCTGCCATTCAACACCGTTCACCTGCCCGAGCGCTTCGCCATCAAGGCGGACGAAATTCAGGGCATCCGCGCCTTCGGTGAGCAAACTGAGCTGCAGGCGGTGCAGGATGTGGTCAATAAGCGCCTGGCGAAGGCCCGTCGACAACTGGATGCCACCCATGAATTCCATCGCATGGGCGCGTTGAACGGCTACGTGCTGGATGCGGACGGCAAGACTGTGCTGCTTGATATCTATGCCCGCTTCGGCCTCGCTCCTATCGAGATCCCGATGGAGCTGGCCAATCCGGACACCAATGTTCGGGTGAAGTGCGTGGATGCGCTGGATGCCCAAGAGGAAGCCTTGGGTGCTGCCACCACCAGTGGTGCTCGGGCCTTCTGCGGGAAGAACTTCTGGCGAGCGCTGATCGGGCACAAGAGCGTCGCGAAAACCTACGAGGGCACTCAGTACGCTGCAGCGTTGCGGGCTGACGGTCGCGAAACTTTCGAGTTCGGCGGCATCACCTGGGAGCGCTACCGGGGCAAGGTTGGCGGTATCGCCTTTGTCGCGGACGACGAGGCGCGTCTGGTCCCAGAAGGTGTGCCCGGCCTGTGCATCACCCGCTTCGCGCCGGCTGACTACATGGACACGGTCAACACCGAGGGCCTGCCGTACTACAGCCAGGTGGAAATGATGCCGTTCAAGAAGGGTGTGGCCGGTGAGGCCCAGTCCAACCCGCTACACCTGGTGACCCGTCCTCGCGCCATTCTCCGCTTGAAGCTCTGA
- a CDS encoding head decoration protein, with product MSKTYVEPVHAGEFLLSEGAGKISREVIELAPGAALVAGQLLGQLTASGQFAPYNPEAADGSETAKCILFASVGESDVARRGRAVVRLAEVSEGLLTGLDLDAEKALAAQFIIVR from the coding sequence ATGAGCAAAACCTATGTGGAACCGGTGCATGCCGGTGAATTCCTGCTGTCCGAGGGCGCAGGAAAGATCTCCCGCGAAGTCATTGAGCTGGCGCCTGGTGCTGCCTTGGTAGCCGGCCAGCTTCTTGGGCAGCTCACTGCCTCCGGCCAATTCGCTCCGTACAACCCAGAGGCCGCTGACGGCAGCGAGACGGCCAAGTGCATCTTGTTTGCGTCCGTTGGCGAATCGGACGTAGCCCGGCGCGGGCGCGCGGTAGTGCGCTTGGCCGAGGTGAGCGAGGGGCTGCTGACCGGCCTCGATCTCGATGCCGAGAAAGCCCTGGCGGCGCAATTCATCATCGTTCGCTGA
- a CDS encoding head maturation protease, ClpP-related, with protein sequence MKPLMPFRIFNKAKPMPQVEDGHWYKIAAAAEGEAGAKVIEVYVYGEIGAWGITANQFIQDLKAVDDGVSEVVVAFNTNGGDLFEGLAIHNALSRLGERCTGRVDALAASAGSVAVCGAHRVVMASNAMLMIHNPYTWVGGDAEDLRRVADVLDQALEAMIAAYKAKAPNVDDAELRRLVDAETWLTAQEALDLGLADEIGNGIKVQACLGQGATLARYRNTPQALLDQLQASQADPETPSEPAPVDEPPAPSTANSTALALMITQACAKAGISNLVEPLIASTKLADEATVQAALTRAKAVRDLCVAARLPEMAVEYVGAGLDATVVRARLFDKLVGSGKGFEIDNTLPPAADEPEAVQAKLPNPSNIWSARRQAAQQRTGKGA encoded by the coding sequence ATGAAACCGTTGATGCCGTTCCGCATCTTCAACAAGGCCAAGCCCATGCCGCAGGTCGAGGATGGGCACTGGTACAAGATCGCTGCAGCCGCGGAGGGCGAGGCCGGGGCCAAGGTGATCGAAGTCTATGTATACGGCGAGATTGGCGCATGGGGCATTACCGCGAACCAGTTCATTCAAGACCTCAAGGCGGTGGACGATGGCGTTTCGGAAGTGGTGGTGGCCTTCAATACCAACGGGGGTGATCTGTTCGAAGGCCTCGCGATTCACAATGCACTGAGCCGGCTGGGTGAGCGCTGCACCGGCCGGGTCGATGCCCTGGCGGCCAGTGCTGGCAGCGTGGCGGTATGTGGTGCGCACCGCGTGGTGATGGCATCGAATGCCATGCTGATGATCCACAACCCCTACACCTGGGTAGGCGGCGATGCCGAGGACCTTCGGCGCGTGGCGGATGTTCTCGACCAGGCGCTCGAGGCCATGATCGCTGCTTACAAGGCCAAGGCGCCGAATGTCGATGACGCTGAACTGCGGCGTCTGGTCGATGCGGAAACCTGGCTCACCGCCCAGGAGGCACTGGACCTGGGCCTGGCCGACGAGATCGGCAACGGCATCAAGGTCCAGGCTTGCTTGGGGCAGGGGGCCACTCTGGCGCGGTACCGAAATACCCCGCAGGCGTTGTTGGATCAGCTCCAGGCCAGCCAGGCCGATCCAGAAACCCCGAGCGAGCCCGCTCCGGTCGATGAGCCCCCAGCTCCCAGCACGGCTAACTCGACGGCGTTGGCATTGATGATCACCCAGGCTTGTGCGAAAGCGGGCATCAGCAACCTGGTCGAACCGCTGATCGCATCGACCAAGCTGGCCGACGAAGCCACGGTCCAGGCAGCGTTGACTCGCGCCAAAGCCGTGCGAGACCTCTGCGTAGCGGCGCGCTTGCCCGAGATGGCGGTCGAATATGTCGGCGCTGGCCTGGACGCGACCGTGGTTCGGGCGCGGCTGTTCGACAAGCTGGTCGGCTCGGGCAAGGGCTTCGAGATCGACAACACCCTTCCACCAGCTGCCGATGAGCCTGAGGCAGTCCAGGCGAAGCTTCCAAACCCCAGCAACATTTGGTCTGCGCGACGGCAGGCCGCTCAACAACGCACCGGCAAAGGAGCCTAA
- a CDS encoding phage portal protein → MSGRYISTRSGLLVPERIKASYEGAAEGRRSSNWDAPDTGPNSLIMPALRNLRSRSRAAVRNDPYAGNIIDKRVSNLIGTGITPQPRLLDKALRKAMQVLWEDWVDESDADERTDFYGQQALVARTVEQSGECFVRLRPRRLEDGLAVPLQVQCLAPEFVPHDKFEVTRSGNVIRAGIEFNSIGRRVAYWCYRNHPSDKASLNAGYNPLVRVPAEQMLHIFEPLEPGQLRGVPRLAPILKRLRSLDNYDDAVLFRQEVANLFAGFVRKPAPEGPGHPPMDMLTGAPVVHDRDAFTPMVALEPGTMQELGPGEQVEFSDPPDGGNNYPDFMRQQLMAAAAGAGLPYELMTGDMRDVNDRAIRVVLTEFRRRLEQLQFQVYVHQLCRPVRAAWMDMAVLAGALELEDYVLRRREYLRTRWVPQGWAYIHPVQDVQSRMLEVGAGFASRTEMCLRSGTDAEIVDEENAADIARAKDLGLNYSSLSAITDEPDEPDEKGKT, encoded by the coding sequence GTGAGCGGTCGCTATATCTCCACACGCTCTGGCCTGCTGGTGCCGGAGCGCATCAAGGCCAGCTACGAGGGCGCCGCCGAAGGGCGGCGCTCCTCTAACTGGGATGCCCCTGATACGGGGCCAAACAGCCTGATCATGCCAGCCCTGCGCAACCTGCGTTCGCGCTCGCGGGCTGCGGTGCGCAACGACCCGTATGCGGGCAACATCATCGACAAACGGGTCAGCAACCTGATCGGTACCGGCATCACGCCTCAACCGCGCTTGCTCGACAAGGCGCTGCGAAAGGCCATGCAGGTGCTGTGGGAGGATTGGGTGGACGAATCGGATGCGGATGAGCGCACCGACTTTTACGGCCAGCAGGCGCTGGTAGCGCGGACGGTCGAGCAATCAGGTGAGTGTTTCGTCCGCTTGCGGCCACGCCGGCTGGAGGATGGACTGGCGGTCCCGCTGCAGGTGCAGTGCCTTGCACCTGAATTCGTCCCGCACGACAAGTTCGAAGTGACGCGGTCCGGCAACGTCATCCGCGCCGGGATCGAGTTCAACAGCATAGGGCGGCGCGTTGCTTACTGGTGCTACCGCAACCACCCAAGCGACAAGGCCTCGCTCAATGCCGGCTACAACCCTCTAGTGCGCGTCCCGGCCGAGCAGATGTTGCACATCTTCGAGCCCTTGGAACCAGGCCAGTTACGTGGTGTGCCTCGGCTCGCGCCGATCCTGAAACGTCTGCGGAGCCTGGACAACTACGACGACGCAGTGCTGTTTCGCCAGGAAGTGGCGAACCTGTTCGCGGGCTTCGTTCGCAAGCCCGCGCCGGAAGGGCCGGGGCATCCGCCGATGGACATGCTCACTGGCGCACCGGTTGTCCATGACCGAGATGCGTTCACGCCGATGGTGGCATTGGAGCCCGGCACTATGCAGGAGCTCGGGCCGGGGGAACAGGTGGAATTCTCCGACCCGCCCGATGGCGGCAACAACTACCCAGACTTCATGCGGCAGCAGCTCATGGCTGCAGCTGCAGGGGCGGGCCTGCCTTATGAGCTGATGACTGGCGACATGCGCGACGTAAACGACCGGGCGATTCGCGTGGTGCTCACCGAGTTCCGCCGCCGCTTGGAGCAGTTGCAGTTCCAGGTGTATGTCCACCAGTTGTGTCGCCCTGTGCGAGCCGCATGGATGGACATGGCGGTGCTGGCCGGGGCGTTGGAACTGGAAGACTACGTCCTGCGGCGGCGTGAGTACTTGCGCACCCGGTGGGTGCCACAGGGCTGGGCCTACATCCATCCCGTTCAAGACGTTCAGTCGCGGATGCTCGAGGTGGGGGCGGGTTTCGCCTCGCGCACGGAGATGTGCCTGCGCTCCGGCACAGATGCGGAAATCGTGGACGAAGAGAACGCCGCAGATATCGCCCGGGCCAAGGACCTGGGCCTCAACTACAGCAGCTTGTCGGCCATTACGGATGAGCCGGATGAGCCCGACGAGAAGGGGAAAACATGA
- a CDS encoding phage head-tail joining protein: MAYTQAHLAAVEGAIARGERIVRYSDRTVEYRTVDELIKARDLIRTELAQAAGRRSRVVRLYHGGKGL; encoded by the coding sequence ATGGCATACACCCAGGCACACCTCGCGGCTGTCGAAGGTGCGATTGCCCGTGGCGAACGTATCGTTCGCTACAGCGACCGCACCGTCGAATATCGGACCGTGGACGAACTCATCAAGGCCCGCGATCTGATCCGCACCGAGCTGGCCCAGGCAGCTGGTCGCCGCTCTCGCGTGGTTCGGCTCTATCACGGAGGTAAGGGCTTGTGA
- a CDS encoding phage terminase large subunit family protein yields MPTGYADGAKVYREAYGRGLTPDPELWVDEWADEYMRIPRDTGAAEPGKYRTARTPYAREPMRCLSPAHPCKRVITMVASQLMKTQIALNWIGALIHMAPSNILTLLPSLALAKRVSARIGKTIAATPELKARVAASRSRDARNTMDTKEFEGGTLYATTAGSASNLAELAARYIYGDEIDRWDVDVDEEGDPVDLAETRGSTFGRNAKFYFSSSPTIKGASRIADLFETSDQRYYYVPCPTCGHMQVLEWERLLYSADFQTVHYKCSSPDCDVLIEEHHKGEMLAQGEWRSHAKGDGETVGFHLNALYAPLGWTSWADLAKQFEKAKRAQDRGDLEPMQVFYNTRLAKVWDSAVEQTKAEVLQARALQEDYVLGTVPVGVLVITGAVDVQANRLEAMTVGYGAGMERWVIDHQVIPGDPADQRTWDLLDERLKVRYRHPSGVSLGILAVGIDSGGHHTHEVYQFTRVRRWRNIFALKGASKPGKPVIAQRPSLVDVTWKGQTERNGAELWMVGTDTAKDWIYNRYSFESGPGALHFPRDLPDEFFQQCVAERKIARYVKGYKRIEWVKGKADRNEALDLMVYNLAMANYLGLHRYGEQDWEKLRQALAQANLFEEPTPVKPSAVEQDDDDDDAQVESQLPAPRPVRPAPTASPTPPRPAPQPMQRRSSSSGYLKRR; encoded by the coding sequence ATGCCCACCGGATACGCGGACGGTGCGAAGGTGTACCGCGAAGCGTATGGCCGGGGGCTAACGCCCGACCCTGAATTGTGGGTTGATGAATGGGCTGACGAGTACATGCGGATCCCGCGTGATACCGGTGCAGCCGAGCCCGGCAAATACCGCACAGCACGGACGCCGTATGCCCGTGAACCCATGCGCTGCCTCTCGCCAGCGCACCCCTGCAAGCGCGTCATTACGATGGTCGCCTCGCAGCTGATGAAAACGCAGATAGCCCTGAACTGGATTGGGGCGCTGATCCACATGGCACCTTCCAACATCCTGACGTTGCTGCCCAGCCTGGCCCTGGCCAAGCGGGTGTCGGCCCGGATCGGTAAGACGATCGCCGCAACGCCTGAATTGAAGGCGCGTGTGGCGGCTTCACGATCCCGGGATGCCCGCAACACCATGGATACCAAAGAGTTCGAGGGCGGCACGCTGTACGCTACCACCGCTGGTTCGGCCTCCAACCTGGCCGAGCTTGCTGCGCGATACATCTACGGCGATGAAATTGACCGCTGGGACGTGGACGTCGATGAAGAAGGTGACCCCGTCGATCTTGCAGAGACGCGGGGCAGTACCTTTGGACGCAATGCCAAGTTCTACTTCTCTAGCTCGCCGACCATCAAGGGTGCCTCACGCATTGCTGATCTGTTTGAGACCAGCGACCAGCGGTATTACTACGTGCCCTGTCCAACCTGCGGTCATATGCAGGTGCTGGAGTGGGAGCGTCTGCTGTATTCCGCTGACTTCCAGACCGTCCACTATAAGTGCTCCTCACCTGATTGCGATGTACTGATCGAGGAGCACCACAAGGGCGAGATGCTCGCCCAAGGGGAATGGCGCTCACACGCAAAGGGCGACGGTGAAACGGTTGGTTTCCACCTCAATGCTCTGTATGCCCCGCTCGGTTGGACTTCATGGGCGGATCTGGCCAAGCAATTCGAGAAGGCCAAGCGTGCCCAGGACCGAGGCGACCTTGAGCCCATGCAGGTGTTCTACAACACACGCTTGGCGAAGGTATGGGACAGTGCGGTCGAGCAGACCAAGGCCGAAGTCCTGCAGGCACGAGCGCTGCAGGAGGATTATGTCCTCGGTACCGTGCCTGTTGGCGTGCTGGTGATCACTGGCGCCGTCGACGTTCAAGCCAACCGTCTGGAGGCGATGACGGTGGGCTACGGTGCTGGCATGGAGCGGTGGGTCATTGATCACCAGGTTATTCCTGGCGATCCGGCTGACCAGCGTACGTGGGATCTGCTGGACGAGAGATTGAAGGTCCGGTACCGCCATCCAAGCGGCGTTAGCCTGGGCATCCTGGCTGTCGGTATCGACTCTGGTGGTCATCACACCCATGAGGTCTACCAGTTCACCCGTGTACGCCGTTGGCGCAACATCTTTGCGCTGAAGGGAGCGAGTAAGCCGGGCAAGCCCGTGATTGCCCAGCGGCCCTCTCTGGTGGATGTCACCTGGAAGGGCCAGACCGAACGCAACGGCGCCGAGCTGTGGATGGTTGGTACCGATACCGCTAAGGATTGGATCTACAACCGTTACAGCTTCGAGTCGGGTCCTGGTGCGCTGCATTTCCCGAGGGATCTGCCTGATGAGTTCTTCCAGCAGTGCGTGGCTGAACGCAAGATCGCCCGCTATGTGAAAGGGTACAAGCGAATCGAGTGGGTCAAGGGTAAGGCCGACCGCAACGAGGCGCTCGACCTCATGGTTTACAACCTGGCCATGGCGAATTACCTCGGACTGCATCGTTACGGCGAGCAGGACTGGGAGAAGCTGCGCCAAGCCTTGGCCCAGGCGAACCTGTTCGAGGAGCCAACACCAGTAAAGCCGTCGGCCGTTGAGCAAGATGATGACGACGATGATGCTCAAGTCGAGTCGCAATTACCGGCTCCGCGCCCAGTCCGGCCCGCTCCTACGGCCTCGCCAACGCCGCCTCGTCCGGCACCTCAACCAATGCAACGCCGCAGCTCAAGCAGTGGCTATCTGAAGAGACGCTGA
- a CDS encoding terminase small subunit, with translation MIYLTKSEFAARRGWSKSYVSKLASQDRLVLADDGKVDVVATEALLAESADPSKAAVAARHEENRVERDVRSHLQPGGDTPAVQPLVQQPGKGLDFQKARAHREFYLAQLAEAEFNKVQGNLVERKAVEDAAFAAGRTLRDLMFGLAPQLAAELAGMSDSWEIEKRLTGAFRQVFEDAAKMSGADLNQAMTQS, from the coding sequence ATGATCTACTTGACCAAATCGGAGTTCGCCGCCCGACGCGGATGGTCGAAATCCTACGTTTCCAAACTGGCCAGCCAGGACCGCTTGGTACTCGCGGACGACGGCAAGGTCGATGTTGTGGCCACTGAGGCGCTACTGGCCGAGTCAGCCGATCCCAGCAAGGCAGCCGTCGCGGCCCGGCATGAAGAAAACCGGGTGGAGCGGGATGTGCGCAGCCACCTACAACCAGGCGGCGACACACCTGCGGTGCAGCCACTGGTCCAGCAGCCAGGCAAGGGCCTGGACTTCCAGAAGGCAAGGGCGCATCGCGAGTTCTACCTTGCCCAGCTAGCCGAGGCGGAGTTCAACAAAGTTCAGGGCAACCTGGTTGAGCGCAAGGCGGTGGAAGACGCCGCTTTCGCAGCTGGCCGTACGCTCCGAGACCTGATGTTCGGTCTTGCTCCGCAGCTCGCTGCCGAGCTGGCGGGCATGAGCGATTCCTGGGAAATCGAAAAACGCCTGACGGGCGCCTTCCGCCAAGTCTTCGAAGACGCGGCCAAGATGAGCGGCGCCGATCTCAACCAAGCCATGACACAGAGCTGA
- a CDS encoding phage holin family protein: MTNEQQALAEMPVWLVITLALVGGVSGEMWRADKAGVRGWALVRRIALRSGACVVCGMATIMLLYSAGASIWASAAFGCLTAMAGADVAIGLYERWAAKRLGVCEMPPRSGEPGQ; encoded by the coding sequence ATGACGAACGAACAACAAGCGCTTGCCGAGATGCCGGTCTGGCTCGTGATCACTCTCGCCCTGGTCGGTGGGGTATCTGGCGAGATGTGGCGAGCGGACAAGGCGGGTGTTCGTGGCTGGGCGCTGGTTCGGCGTATCGCCTTGCGGTCCGGAGCCTGCGTGGTCTGCGGGATGGCAACGATCATGTTGCTGTACTCCGCCGGCGCATCGATTTGGGCTTCGGCGGCATTCGGTTGCCTGACCGCAATGGCTGGTGCCGATGTCGCCATCGGCTTGTACGAGCGCTGGGCCGCCAAGCGCCTGGGAGTGTGCGAGATGCCGCCACGCAGTGGCGAGCCAGGTCAGTGA
- a CDS encoding PA0613 family protein, whose protein sequence is MIKHIDEMLKLWAQELHAPEPCHSAGGVGSMLGLLIECKGDLVRGTRGSKVLLDESADIEIIVNKHLAPELYLVVSEHYCNADSELYQKYRHCGCSRDTYYKRLHEAHVCIAGLLMGRAA, encoded by the coding sequence TTGATCAAACATATCGATGAGATGCTGAAGTTGTGGGCTCAAGAGCTTCATGCACCTGAGCCCTGTCATTCGGCAGGCGGTGTTGGTAGCATGCTCGGCCTGTTGATTGAGTGTAAGGGTGATCTTGTCCGTGGTACTCGAGGCAGCAAGGTGCTGCTGGACGAGTCTGCGGACATCGAGATCATCGTGAACAAGCATCTGGCACCGGAGCTCTACCTGGTAGTCTCTGAGCATTACTGCAACGCCGACAGTGAGCTGTACCAGAAGTACCGCCACTGTGGGTGTAGCCGGGACACGTACTACAAGCGCTTGCATGAGGCGCACGTCTGCATCGCAGGCTTGCTCATGGGGCGAGCTGCATGA
- a CDS encoding VapE domain-containing protein yields the protein MLDKVLDQLHDYGLQPDQPLIFGKLTRCRTKDDKGKEKNGWYVLHEHLTAKGQALIFGSFGDWRLGETQKVKTDGRGLTPEEREVMRARQADGKRRAAEVAANAARRAAKRAEALFKRMPEKGRSAYLDRKQVVGFGVRYAPKSGAVLVPMQNAQNAIVGLQVIYPEPQADTGRDKSYWPHGMAKEGAFHMIGGHPEPGEPVLVCEGYATGASLHMATSQAVAISFDAGNLMAVAKHIRERFPGRSIIICRDDDWKTKRPTGEPWNPGEEKANNAAVVVGGQVVGPIFSGDREAKWTDFNDLHCAEGLEAVRRQVAAVIKPPATGGWKDMLARTESGALIAHMQNVELILANDERWSGVIGYNAFSSKIMRLRAAPYGGVPGEWSDIDDMRVMKWLAQQGLRVKASHVVEAVSVVAHDNAFHPVCTYLAKLEWDRVPRLERWLHEIFGVPRNEYSAKVGKRWMISAVARVMKPGCKADAVMILEGAQGAGKSTALGILGGEWFMDTPFTLGDKDAFQAIRGKWIVELGELDSFNKAESTKAKQFFSASIDTYRESYGRRTSDVPRQCVFAGTTNQDEYLKDATGNRRYWPVACVKVDLEALRRVRDQLWAEAMFCYQAGDIWWVTREEEELFTTEQEERFVVDEWEGPILKWLEESQAGETVTGSEVLGQALNLDPGHWGKPEQMRVGSIMHRLGWRRRRLAALPKSGKRPWAYQKPEGWGRTSALEQQPPAPKEDCF from the coding sequence ATGCTCGATAAGGTACTCGACCAACTGCACGACTACGGCCTGCAGCCTGACCAGCCCTTGATCTTCGGCAAACTGACCCGCTGTCGCACTAAGGATGACAAGGGCAAGGAGAAGAACGGCTGGTATGTCCTGCATGAGCACCTCACGGCCAAGGGGCAAGCCCTGATCTTCGGCAGCTTCGGTGACTGGCGCCTCGGTGAAACGCAGAAGGTAAAAACCGACGGTCGCGGCCTCACCCCGGAAGAGCGTGAAGTGATGCGTGCCCGGCAGGCTGACGGCAAGCGCCGGGCTGCGGAGGTCGCCGCCAACGCGGCGCGTCGTGCGGCCAAGCGTGCGGAAGCGCTGTTCAAGCGCATGCCGGAAAAGGGTCGAAGTGCCTACCTTGATCGCAAGCAGGTGGTCGGCTTCGGCGTCCGCTATGCGCCAAAGTCAGGCGCGGTACTCGTCCCCATGCAGAACGCCCAGAACGCTATCGTCGGCCTGCAAGTTATTTATCCCGAGCCCCAAGCGGATACCGGGCGCGACAAGTCCTACTGGCCACATGGCATGGCGAAGGAGGGGGCGTTCCACATGATCGGCGGCCACCCTGAGCCCGGCGAGCCGGTGCTGGTGTGTGAGGGGTACGCCACCGGCGCTAGCCTGCACATGGCGACTTCGCAGGCAGTGGCGATCTCCTTCGATGCAGGCAACTTGATGGCAGTCGCCAAGCACATTCGCGAGCGCTTCCCTGGTCGGTCCATCATCATCTGCCGCGATGATGACTGGAAGACCAAGCGACCGACAGGTGAGCCCTGGAACCCCGGTGAGGAAAAGGCCAACAACGCGGCGGTGGTGGTCGGTGGCCAAGTGGTCGGCCCGATCTTCTCGGGCGATCGCGAGGCCAAGTGGACTGACTTCAATGACCTGCACTGTGCCGAAGGCCTCGAGGCAGTTCGTCGGCAGGTCGCGGCGGTGATCAAGCCCCCCGCTACTGGTGGCTGGAAAGACATGCTGGCCAGGACCGAGAGCGGCGCTCTTATTGCCCACATGCAGAACGTCGAGCTGATCCTGGCCAACGATGAGCGGTGGAGCGGGGTGATCGGCTACAACGCCTTCAGCTCGAAGATCATGCGCCTCCGGGCGGCGCCCTATGGTGGCGTGCCGGGGGAGTGGAGCGACATCGATGATATGCGTGTAATGAAGTGGCTGGCCCAGCAGGGCCTCCGCGTCAAGGCCTCGCATGTGGTCGAGGCTGTTAGTGTTGTGGCGCACGACAACGCCTTCCATCCTGTCTGCACCTACCTGGCCAAGCTGGAATGGGATCGCGTGCCACGCCTTGAGCGCTGGCTGCATGAAATCTTCGGTGTGCCCCGCAATGAGTACAGCGCCAAGGTCGGTAAGCGCTGGATGATCTCGGCGGTGGCCCGAGTGATGAAGCCGGGCTGCAAAGCGGATGCGGTGATGATCCTCGAGGGTGCGCAGGGCGCGGGTAAGTCCACGGCGCTGGGCATCCTTGGTGGCGAATGGTTCATGGACACGCCGTTTACCTTGGGCGACAAGGATGCGTTCCAGGCGATCCGGGGCAAATGGATCGTCGAGCTGGGTGAACTGGACAGCTTCAACAAGGCTGAGAGCACCAAGGCCAAGCAGTTCTTCTCGGCCTCCATCGACACCTACCGCGAAAGCTATGGGCGAAGAACGAGCGATGTGCCACGCCAGTGTGTTTTCGCGGGCACCACCAACCAAGATGAATACCTCAAGGACGCCACCGGTAATCGGCGTTATTGGCCGGTCGCCTGCGTCAAGGTCGACCTGGAGGCGTTGCGCCGGGTCCGTGACCAGCTGTGGGCCGAGGCCATGTTCTGCTACCAGGCCGGTGACATCTGGTGGGTCACCCGCGAGGAGGAAGAACTGTTCACTACCGAGCAGGAAGAGCGCTTCGTGGTTGATGAATGGGAAGGACCGATCCTCAAATGGCTGGAGGAATCGCAGGCCGGGGAGACGGTCACCGGGAGCGAGGTGTTGGGTCAGGCGCTCAACCTGGATCCCGGCCATTGGGGCAAGCCCGAGCAGATGCGTGTGGGGTCGATCATGCACCGCCTGGGTTGGCGGCGTCGACGGCTCGCCGCGCTTCCGAAGAGTGGCAAGCGGCCCTGGGCGTACCAGAAGCCCGAGGGCTGGGGCCGCACCAGCGCCCTGGAGCAACAACCGCCAGCGCCGAAGGAGGACTGCTTTTGA